In Candidatus Epulonipiscium viviparus, one DNA window encodes the following:
- a CDS encoding cation:proton antiporter, with protein sequence MDFIYLLILSIAVYYAAQYVLKFVKIARPVLYLIVGIAMCVVFNFAGTSMEEIFPNANSYSAYALLLLFLASGFNMNRKKTKKDEANSAMAALGFIPAYFEAILMAFILMVVSKLAAEVLGFEITFFESLLVSSILAMSSPAIIVPTSLNLVSKGYIDKNNIPSQMIGASLMDNFTPFPLIIIALIAAVANKVDIEQMVGMEMNWLIYAAIVGIFIVACILMILFGVVIGRVLVKIFSPLFVKVVSTGSEKIFAIVATTLSLVGVAIIVALYQIPVAGDVFVSFGILIITAVGATIVKEDKTGGTEKLGVFSNWLFAVIGMPVVFINVGANLDFGVIASPSLIIVLLIVIVASVGLKSVATMFVLRGDKYTVGEKKYAIMCFVPKGVTLINFGVAFSGILILADMVYLIDFMMMLAAIITLVTMTAGGTILDKADDRWIFKPEEAIE encoded by the coding sequence ATGGATTTTATCTATTTGTTGATTTTGAGCATAGCAGTTTATTATGCGGCGCAGTATGTGTTAAAGTTTGTGAAGATAGCGCGTCCTGTATTGTATCTGATAGTAGGGATCGCGATGTGCGTCGTATTTAATTTTGCTGGAACATCGATGGAAGAGATATTTCCTAACGCAAACTCATATAGTGCGTACGCATTGTTGTTGCTATTTTTAGCTTCGGGATTTAATATGAATAGGAAAAAAACGAAGAAGGATGAGGCTAATTCGGCAATGGCTGCGTTGGGATTTATACCAGCTTATTTTGAAGCAATACTGATGGCGTTTATATTGATGGTTGTATCGAAACTGGCAGCGGAAGTGTTGGGATTTGAGATAACATTCTTTGAGTCACTATTAGTTAGTTCGATTTTGGCAATGTCGTCACCCGCGATAATTGTTCCGACGAGCTTGAATTTAGTGAGCAAAGGCTACATAGACAAAAATAATATACCATCTCAAATGATAGGGGCGTCGTTGATGGATAACTTTACGCCATTTCCGCTGATAATAATTGCGCTTATTGCAGCTGTTGCAAATAAAGTAGATATTGAGCAAATGGTGGGAATGGAGATGAACTGGTTGATTTATGCGGCAATAGTTGGGATTTTTATTGTTGCATGCATATTGATGATTTTGTTTGGAGTAGTGATTGGCAGAGTATTAGTAAAAATATTTAGCCCACTATTTGTAAAAGTTGTGTCAACGGGGAGCGAAAAGATTTTTGCTATTGTGGCAACAACATTGAGTTTGGTCGGAGTTGCTATTATCGTGGCATTGTATCAGATCCCAGTGGCAGGAGATGTTTTTGTATCGTTTGGAATTTTGATTATTACAGCCGTGGGCGCAACAATAGTGAAAGAAGACAAAACGGGAGGAACCGAGAAATTGGGAGTATTCTCGAATTGGTTATTTGCAGTGATAGGAATGCCGGTGGTGTTTATCAACGTGGGAGCAAACTTGGATTTTGGGGTCATTGCATCTCCGAGTTTGATAATCGTATTGTTGATAGTAATAGTGGCATCGGTGGGGCTAAAATCTGTTGCAACAATGTTTGTGTTAAGAGGCGATAAATATACAGTGGGTGAGAAAAAATATGCGATAATGTGCTTTGTACCAAAGGGAGTAACGTTGATTAACTTTGGTGTTGCATTTAGCGGGATATTGATACTGGCAGATATGGTATATTTGATAGATTTTATGATGATGTTGGCAGCAATAATAACGTTAGTCACAATGACTGCAGGAGGGACAATTTTAGATAAGGCAGATGACAGATGGATTTTTAAACCAGAAGAGGCAATAGAATAA
- a CDS encoding tetratricopeptide repeat protein, whose amino-acid sequence MKNKKMLREIYTQQGEAIFRDKKKLKNVVAYMRLDKFENNLLMRAIDCDVATNVIEDVTSIEDSAQVEAQIYRLTSEYMWDSTKAISAIEYFTYAKFGEVVKEEVQQAVKGVTLEDFSVYLMSAEEGKVNEQVKVAQCYEMGMKSDLAKAFQWYLKAAEQGDASAQYNVALCYEQGKGVIENLGQAFNWYLKAANQNHIVSQREVALCFEIGKGVRINKEEAFKRYTKLAEAGDGDARYDVARCYEKGIGVKKNESLAFKTYYNSALQRNLAAQYKIGLCFLNRSLQLEQNYDKAIDWFMKAARRGYAEAQVELGNCYREGLGVAVSHREAFYYYFNAAKQGHVEAEYIVGEYLESEIIGTANYNNAFIWYEKAAHQGHIKAMFKLARCYEKGIGIAKNEKMAIDVYMMLAQEGSSKAKSILRSKGID is encoded by the coding sequence ATGAAGAATAAAAAAATGTTGAGAGAAATTTATACGCAACAAGGCGAGGCTATATTTAGAGACAAGAAAAAGCTGAAAAATGTGGTGGCATATATGCGACTGGATAAATTCGAAAACAATCTTTTAATGCGTGCGATAGATTGTGACGTGGCAACAAATGTAATAGAAGACGTAACATCAATAGAAGATAGTGCTCAAGTGGAAGCGCAAATTTATAGATTGACATCGGAATATATGTGGGATTCCACGAAAGCGATAAGTGCAATAGAATATTTTACATATGCAAAATTTGGAGAAGTGGTTAAAGAAGAAGTGCAGCAAGCGGTAAAAGGAGTTACGTTAGAGGATTTTAGTGTATATTTGATGAGTGCAGAAGAAGGAAAAGTTAATGAGCAAGTGAAAGTGGCTCAGTGTTATGAAATGGGAATGAAAAGCGATTTGGCGAAGGCATTTCAGTGGTATTTGAAAGCGGCCGAGCAAGGAGACGCTAGTGCGCAGTACAACGTGGCTTTGTGTTATGAGCAGGGCAAAGGCGTGATAGAAAACTTGGGGCAGGCGTTTAATTGGTATTTGAAGGCAGCGAATCAAAATCATATTGTGTCGCAGCGAGAAGTGGCGCTGTGTTTTGAAATAGGCAAAGGTGTTCGAATTAATAAAGAGGAGGCGTTTAAGCGATATACAAAATTGGCAGAAGCGGGAGACGGGGATGCGAGATATGATGTGGCAAGATGCTATGAAAAAGGAATTGGCGTGAAGAAAAATGAAAGCTTAGCATTTAAGACGTATTATAATTCGGCATTACAACGAAATCTAGCAGCTCAGTATAAAATTGGATTATGTTTTTTGAATAGAAGTTTACAGCTGGAGCAGAATTATGATAAAGCAATTGACTGGTTTATGAAGGCCGCAAGACGAGGATATGCAGAAGCGCAGGTAGAATTGGGAAATTGCTATAGAGAGGGGCTGGGTGTCGCGGTTAGCCATAGGGAAGCATTTTACTATTACTTTAACGCAGCAAAGCAAGGACATGTGGAAGCTGAATATATAGTTGGAGAATACTTGGAGAGTGAAATAATAGGTACGGCAAATTATAATAACGCATTTATCTGGTATGAAAAAGCGGCGCACCAGGGACATATAAAAGCGATGTTTAAATTGGCGAGATGTTATGAAAAAGGAATTGGCATTGCAAAAAACGAGAAGATGGCAATAGATGTATATATGATGTTGGCGCAAGAGGGGAGTAGTAAAGCAAAAAGTATATTGAGATCAAAAGGAATAGATTGA
- a CDS encoding DNA/RNA non-specific endonuclease → MDFVDLLMVVAVVLAIIYYGYRTKIYLISGIGVVGLIIGIFSYFDIDIDIPGFDFGGSSSSVEMKTTQKSATSSVAKSSVSKGGAAAGGAAAGGAAAGGAAVGDKADVDQLLKEYKLIEVYGGDLSGDRESMVVVDIGYGDREYYAITNEYGQLVNVIAEKIILQDDKNEPVLKSGRYYSDEAKVPGVESATLDEGHIIADSLGGVANAYNITPQDSKVNRYGAQADMEKAIREAGGCTNFSAVIVYPNTTTQIPSYYHYTYTIGDEVYKIDFENAS, encoded by the coding sequence ATGGATTTTGTAGATTTGTTAATGGTCGTAGCCGTGGTATTGGCGATAATTTATTATGGGTATCGAACAAAAATTTATTTAATTTCGGGAATAGGAGTAGTAGGCTTAATTATTGGAATATTTTCTTATTTTGATATTGATATCGACATACCGGGATTTGATTTTGGGGGAAGTTCGTCTAGTGTAGAGATGAAAACGACCCAGAAGTCGGCAACGAGTAGTGTGGCAAAAAGTAGTGTATCAAAAGGAGGCGCAGCAGCAGGAGGTGCAGCAGCAGGAGGCGCAGCAGCAGGAGGCGCAGCAGTTGGGGATAAGGCAGATGTAGATCAACTGTTAAAAGAGTATAAACTGATAGAAGTGTATGGTGGAGACTTATCTGGAGACAGAGAAAGTATGGTGGTAGTAGATATTGGCTACGGGGACAGAGAATACTATGCGATTACAAATGAATACGGGCAGTTGGTTAATGTCATTGCGGAAAAAATTATTTTGCAAGATGATAAAAACGAACCAGTCTTAAAAAGCGGGAGGTATTACTCTGATGAAGCCAAAGTACCAGGAGTAGAAAGCGCAACGTTGGACGAAGGGCACATCATTGCAGATTCGCTGGGTGGAGTGGCAAACGCATATAATATTACTCCGCAAGATAGCAAGGTAAATAGATATGGGGCCCAAGCGGATATGGAGAAAGCGATTAGAGAAGCCGGGGGATGTACAAATTTTAGCGCGGTAATTGTCTATCCTAATACTACAACTCAGATACCAAGCTATTATCATTACACGTATACGATAGGAGACGAGGTATATAAAATAGACTTTGAAAACGCAAGTTAA
- a CDS encoding ABC transporter substrate-binding protein: MSKKWMIAALCAVGLVGCGKQEPIGEVYYLNFKPEVELAWMEIAREYTDETGVPVNIVTSAGGEYDFTLEDEMQTKNPPTLFHVNGPMGLKKWQEYCVDLGDTTIYTALTDKELALHGKDGEVYGIPLTIEGYGIIYNEKILDKYFDLPQAKVESIDDVKSFEMLKLLVEDMQMNAEELEIVGVFSVTSLLPGEDWRWQTHLLNMPIYAEFKDKGITDSDVIEFTYNENFKNIFDLYINNSTTDPGLAKNRSVLDSITEFALGQVAMMQNGNWAWNQIKGARGNIVKEDDIKFLPIYVGLEGEENQGLVIGNENYLCVNVNATEEDKQATIDFLDWLVTSKNGKNVMVEKLGNIAPFNTFTDNEKPSDPLAQSILDHMDKGEIAVPWVFQSFPSQNFKDAFGAKLTEYTLGTKSWEEIVDETIKLWTAEKILAGE; encoded by the coding sequence ATGAGTAAGAAATGGATGATTGCAGCGTTGTGTGCAGTAGGATTGGTAGGATGTGGAAAACAGGAGCCAATTGGAGAGGTGTATTATTTAAACTTTAAGCCAGAGGTGGAACTGGCTTGGATGGAAATAGCGCGAGAATATACTGATGAAACAGGGGTACCAGTAAACATTGTGACCTCTGCGGGGGGCGAGTATGATTTTACATTAGAAGATGAAATGCAAACTAAAAACCCACCGACATTATTTCATGTTAATGGGCCAATGGGGCTAAAAAAATGGCAAGAGTATTGCGTTGATTTGGGAGATACAACGATATATACTGCGCTTACAGACAAAGAACTGGCGCTACATGGTAAAGATGGAGAAGTATATGGAATACCTCTTACGATAGAAGGATATGGCATTATTTATAACGAGAAAATTTTGGATAAATATTTTGATCTACCGCAAGCAAAGGTTGAGTCGATTGATGATGTGAAGAGTTTTGAAATGTTAAAGCTGTTGGTAGAAGATATGCAGATGAATGCGGAGGAATTGGAAATAGTAGGGGTATTTAGTGTAACATCGCTATTGCCTGGAGAAGACTGGAGATGGCAAACGCACTTGTTGAATATGCCAATTTATGCAGAATTTAAAGATAAAGGAATAACGGATAGTGATGTTATAGAGTTTACGTATAATGAAAATTTTAAGAACATATTTGATTTATACATAAATAATTCAACTACTGATCCGGGGCTGGCAAAAAATCGCAGTGTATTGGATTCGATAACAGAATTTGCGTTGGGGCAAGTAGCGATGATGCAGAATGGAAATTGGGCTTGGAATCAGATTAAAGGTGCTAGAGGAAATATAGTAAAAGAAGATGATATAAAATTTTTGCCAATATATGTAGGATTGGAAGGAGAAGAAAACCAGGGGCTTGTGATAGGCAATGAGAACTACCTGTGTGTAAATGTAAACGCAACAGAAGAAGATAAGCAAGCAACGATAGATTTCTTGGATTGGCTGGTAACTTCGAAGAATGGAAAAAACGTTATGGTGGAAAAGTTGGGTAATATAGCACCATTTAATACATTTACTGACAATGAGAAGCCATCAGACCCTTTAGCGCAGTCGATATTGGATCATATGGATAAGGGAGAAATAGCAGTGCCATGGGTATTTCAGTCATTTCCGAGCCAAAACTTTAAGGATGCATTTGGGGCAAAATTAACAGAATATACTTTGGGAACCAAATCTTGGGAAGAGATAGTAGACGAGACGATAAAGCTTTGGACTGCAGAAAAGATATTAGCAGGAGAATAA
- a CDS encoding WD40/YVTN/BNR-like repeat-containing protein, translating into MNKKFKLFSTLTAMIITYAPTFGLDQKYFDKLNSEIIISDADITWNQFAVGNAGYSECFFTHPTDPNTIFNFPDMGNSYRSTDGGKSFHTILDSDAINKTIHTKVYGLDFSRQNESFGMSANGGGIRITKDKGATWSDPVLFGNMETITVDPNNDAIWFAGSGDFGNDKKNYRTASNPHGVSPSNAGKLYKTTDSGKTWHRLTNTGIHPKAEFGKIYIYPEDSNLMITTTTYGLYISKNAGNTWNKIESIEPSNININGDLGLDLEALHNETFKLVTETLIPNNIPFLGKVL; encoded by the coding sequence ATGAACAAAAAATTTAAATTATTTTCAACTTTAACAGCCATGATTATAACTTATGCTCCTACTTTTGGACTAGATCAAAAATATTTTGACAAATTAAATTCAGAAATCATAATTTCAGATGCAGATATAACTTGGAACCAATTTGCTGTTGGCAATGCAGGATACAGCGAATGCTTCTTTACCCATCCAACAGATCCCAACACAATTTTTAATTTTCCCGATATGGGTAACTCATATCGTTCTACTGATGGAGGCAAAAGTTTTCACACTATTTTAGACTCTGATGCGATAAACAAAACCATTCACACCAAAGTATATGGGCTAGATTTTTCTAGACAAAACGAAAGCTTCGGAATGAGCGCAAATGGTGGTGGAATTCGAATTACCAAAGACAAAGGTGCTACCTGGAGTGATCCCGTTTTGTTCGGAAACATGGAAACAATTACAGTAGATCCTAACAATGATGCCATCTGGTTTGCCGGCTCTGGAGATTTTGGCAATGACAAGAAAAACTATAGAACTGCATCTAACCCTCATGGAGTTAGCCCTTCTAATGCGGGCAAGCTATATAAAACAACTGACAGCGGAAAAACCTGGCACCGCCTCACCAATACAGGCATTCACCCTAAAGCCGAATTTGGCAAAATTTACATTTATCCTGAAGACTCTAACTTAATGATTACTACCACTACATATGGATTATATATCAGCAAAAATGCTGGAAACACTTGGAATAAAATCGAATCTATCGAGCCATCAAATATTAATATCAATGGCGACCTCGGTCTCGATCTAGAAGCACTTCACAATGAAACATTTAAACTCGTTACAGAAACCTTGATCCCTAATAACATCCCATTTCTTGGCAAGGTACTATAG
- a CDS encoding DUF368 domain-containing protein, with protein sequence MKNILIGMILGVANVIPGVSAGTMAVVFKIYDQLLDSISIDPKKLKKNANFLITLGIGIVAGILLFSKIITFLYENYNIQTNFVFIGVILGSIPMIYKKIVSEKKLEMGGIIPFVIPLIIMLYMAATGEESNTGILIENINITTAILFIFAGAISAFTMIIPGISGSFILLTIGCYETIIASISIVTSLALGLLQGTVSFSNILSSHNLWILILFGFGMVIGLIGGSSLVQALLSNYTQGTYLVILGLVVGSIFTIYPGLPLNFTGISAILFMVVACVVSYMFSET encoded by the coding sequence ATGAAAAACATTTTGATTGGAATGATTTTAGGTGTCGCAAATGTCATCCCAGGAGTAAGCGCCGGAACTATGGCAGTTGTTTTTAAAATTTACGACCAACTTTTAGATTCTATCAGTATAGATCCAAAAAAGTTAAAGAAAAATGCCAACTTTCTTATCACACTTGGAATAGGAATTGTTGCTGGAATTTTGCTATTTAGCAAGATAATCACATTTTTATATGAAAATTATAATATACAAACTAACTTTGTTTTTATTGGTGTTATACTAGGAAGTATTCCCATGATTTACAAAAAAATTGTTAGCGAAAAGAAATTAGAAATGGGAGGCATTATACCTTTTGTAATTCCACTTATAATAATGCTATATATGGCCGCAACTGGAGAAGAAAGTAACACAGGAATTCTTATCGAAAATATTAACATAACTACTGCAATCTTATTCATTTTTGCAGGTGCTATCAGTGCCTTTACCATGATTATTCCCGGCATCAGCGGCTCTTTTATTCTACTCACCATCGGCTGCTACGAAACTATCATCGCTTCTATTTCCATTGTAACTAGCCTAGCTCTAGGTCTTTTACAAGGTACCGTAAGTTTTAGCAATATTTTAAGTTCTCATAATTTATGGATTCTTATATTATTTGGATTTGGAATGGTAATCGGATTGATTGGCGGAAGCTCTCTCGTACAAGCTCTTTTAAGCAATTATACTCAAGGCACATATCTCGTTATTTTAGGTTTGGTTGTTGGCTCCATTTTTACTATTTATCCCGGGCTTCCATTAAATTTTACCGGTATCAGTGCAATACTTTTTATGGTCGTCGCCTGCGTCGTTTCTTATATGTTTTCAGAAACCTAA
- the pflB gene encoding formate C-acetyltransferase, translated as MFKQWEGFNTEGEWTKEIDVRDFIQRNYTPYDGDDTFLAGPTADTTALWDQVMVMMKEELKRGIYDVETKIPSTVSSHGPGYLNKDIETIVGFQSDAPLKRNIMPNGGIRTVEQALHAYGYELDKETDEIFTKYRKTHNDGVFSAYTTAMRKVRKSGVITGLPDAYGRGRIIGDYRRVALYGVDRLIAEKESAKLKFETPSMTEDVIRLREEITEQISALKELKVMAKSYGFDISEPATNAQEAIQWTYFGYLGAVKEQDGAAMSLGRTSTFFDIYIQRDLDNNVITEEQAQEFMDHFVMKLRMVRFLRTPAYNELFSGDPTWVTESIGGMGMDGRTLVTKTSFRILHTLTNLGPAPEPNLTVLWSTHLPEQFKLYCSKMSIQTSSIQYENDDLMRPYHGDDYGIACCVSAMRIGKQMQFFGARANLAKALLYAINGGRDEKSGDQIGPKFAPITSEYLDFDEVWDKFVQVMDWLAGVYVGALNVIHYMHDKYCYEKLELSLHDTEIIRTFATGIAGLSVVADSLSAIKNAKVKVIRDETGLAKDYVIEGDYVAFGNDDDEVDQMAVDITQIFMNDIRKHKTYRNSIPTMSILTITSNVVYGKKTGNTPDGRKAGEPFAPGANPMHGRDKKGAVAALNSVAKLPYKDAEDGISYTFSIIPAALGKDDQERCKNLASLLDGYFDKTGQHLNVNVFNRETLLDAMDHPEKYPQLTIRVSGYAVNFIRLTKEQQLDVVNRTFHTKF; from the coding sequence ATGTTTAAACAATGGGAAGGTTTTAACACAGAAGGCGAATGGACAAAAGAGATTGATGTAAGAGACTTTATTCAAAGAAACTATACTCCATATGACGGAGATGACACTTTCTTGGCGGGTCCAACTGCTGATACTACTGCTCTTTGGGATCAGGTTATGGTCATGATGAAAGAAGAGCTTAAGCGTGGAATATATGATGTAGAAACTAAAATACCTTCAACTGTTAGTTCTCATGGACCTGGTTATTTAAATAAAGACATTGAAACAATCGTAGGGTTTCAATCAGATGCTCCATTAAAACGTAATATTATGCCAAATGGTGGTATTCGTACGGTTGAGCAAGCGCTTCATGCATATGGTTATGAACTGGATAAAGAAACTGATGAAATATTTACAAAATATAGAAAAACTCATAATGATGGTGTTTTCTCTGCATATACAACAGCAATGAGAAAAGTTCGTAAATCTGGCGTTATTACTGGGCTTCCAGATGCGTATGGACGTGGGCGTATTATTGGTGACTATCGTCGTGTTGCACTTTATGGTGTGGATAGATTGATTGCAGAAAAAGAGAGTGCAAAACTTAAATTTGAAACTCCAAGTATGACAGAAGACGTAATTCGTTTGCGCGAAGAAATCACAGAGCAAATTAGCGCTTTGAAAGAATTAAAAGTTATGGCTAAGAGTTATGGATTTGATATTTCTGAACCTGCGACTAATGCACAAGAAGCAATTCAATGGACTTATTTTGGATATCTTGGAGCTGTAAAAGAGCAAGATGGTGCGGCGATGTCACTTGGTAGAACTTCTACTTTCTTTGATATTTATATTCAACGTGACCTTGATAATAATGTGATTACAGAAGAGCAAGCGCAAGAATTTATGGATCATTTTGTAATGAAATTGAGAATGGTTCGTTTCTTAAGAACTCCAGCATATAATGAATTATTCTCAGGAGATCCTACTTGGGTTACAGAGTCAATTGGTGGTATGGGAATGGATGGACGTACACTAGTTACAAAAACTAGCTTCCGCATACTTCATACATTAACCAACTTGGGGCCTGCGCCAGAGCCAAACTTGACAGTACTTTGGTCAACACATTTACCAGAGCAGTTTAAGTTATATTGTTCTAAAATGAGTATCCAAACAAGTTCAATTCAATATGAGAACGACGATTTGATGCGTCCGTATCATGGAGATGATTATGGAATTGCTTGTTGCGTATCAGCAATGAGAATTGGTAAACAAATGCAATTCTTTGGAGCTCGTGCAAACTTAGCAAAAGCACTTTTATATGCTATTAATGGTGGACGTGATGAAAAATCTGGAGATCAGATTGGACCAAAATTTGCACCAATTACTAGTGAGTATCTAGACTTTGATGAAGTTTGGGATAAATTTGTTCAGGTAATGGATTGGTTGGCTGGTGTATACGTGGGCGCTCTTAACGTAATTCACTATATGCATGATAAGTATTGCTATGAAAAATTGGAACTTTCACTTCACGATACAGAAATTATAAGAACTTTTGCAACAGGTATAGCGGGACTTTCTGTTGTAGCTGACTCGCTTTCTGCTATTAAAAATGCGAAAGTTAAAGTTATTCGTGATGAGACTGGTCTTGCAAAAGATTATGTAATCGAAGGAGATTATGTTGCATTTGGTAATGATGATGATGAAGTAGACCAAATGGCAGTTGATATTACACAAATCTTTATGAATGATATTAGAAAACACAAAACTTATAGAAATTCAATTCCAACAATGTCAATTCTTACAATTACTTCTAACGTAGTTTATGGTAAGAAGACAGGAAATACTCCAGACGGACGTAAAGCAGGCGAACCATTTGCTCCAGGTGCAAATCCAATGCATGGACGCGATAAAAAAGGTGCAGTCGCGGCGTTAAACTCTGTTGCAAAACTTCCTTATAAGGATGCAGAAGACGGTATTTCTTATACTTTCTCAATCATTCCAGCAGCATTAGGAAAAGATGATCAAGAAAGATGTAAAAATCTTGCATCATTGTTAGATGGATATTTTGATAAAACTGGTCAGCATCTAAATGTTAATGTATTTAATAGAGAGACTTTACTTGACGCAATGGATCATCCAGAAAAATATCCGCAGCTTACAATTCGTGTTTCAGGATACGCTGTAAACTTTATAAGACTGACTAAAGAACAGCAACTAGACGTTGTTAATAGAACGTTCCACACTAAATTTTAA
- the pflA gene encoding pyruvate formate-lyase-activating protein — translation MIGKVHSVESCGTVDGPGIRYIIFTQGCPLRCQYCHNPDTWKGSDGEEMDSDALVKEILKYKAYMDRSNGGITISGGEPLLQQEFVTDIFKKVKKKGIHTCIDTSGFIPLDKIGDILDYTDLVLLDIKSYNPAIYKKVTGVALEPTLKFAQELMKRNIPVWIRYVLVPDLTDNMEDIEDLAKYLITLSNVERIDILPFHKMGEYKWKELGYEYKLAQTLEPAEEVTNAAKEIFKKYNLPIYNA, via the coding sequence ATGATAGGAAAGGTACATTCAGTAGAAAGTTGCGGAACAGTTGATGGACCGGGCATTAGATACATTATATTTACACAAGGCTGTCCATTGCGCTGCCAGTATTGTCACAACCCAGATACTTGGAAAGGATCAGATGGCGAGGAAATGGATTCTGATGCATTGGTAAAAGAGATATTAAAGTATAAAGCGTATATGGATAGATCAAATGGGGGGATTACAATTAGTGGTGGAGAGCCTCTGCTGCAGCAAGAATTTGTAACTGATATATTTAAAAAAGTCAAGAAAAAGGGGATTCATACATGTATAGATACATCGGGGTTTATACCTCTTGATAAGATAGGAGATATATTAGACTATACGGACTTAGTGTTGCTAGATATAAAATCTTATAATCCAGCAATATATAAAAAAGTAACGGGAGTTGCGTTAGAGCCGACATTGAAGTTTGCGCAAGAATTGATGAAGCGCAATATTCCGGTGTGGATTCGATATGTATTGGTACCAGATTTAACAGATAATATGGAAGATATAGAGGATCTTGCAAAATATTTGATTACGCTATCCAACGTAGAAAGAATAGATATATTGCCGTTTCATAAAATGGGTGAATACAAATGGAAAGAATTGGGATATGAATATAAATTAGCGCAAACTTTGGAACCAGCAGAAGAAGTAACGAATGCTGCTAAAGAAATATTTAAAAAATATAATTTGCCTATTTATAATGCGTAA
- a CDS encoding flagellin, with protein MRINTNLMSINSQRNLAINQSDQGSIMEKLSSGLRINRAGDDAAGLAISEKMRNQIISLKQSSSNAQDGISLIQTVEGALGEAHEMLKRMREMSIQSMNDTYTAEDRKKLDIEFKQLVTEIDSISRKTEFNDQQLLTGDPTGKGLDSVANKQSSLNKALTNYYTQLSAYQGKLGEAYAVEAGPKMLDAENRLHILEQEISALEIKAAGQSDKADAAAVLKSVAAKQVSLETVKASISSLRSEAGNLKAEAAGMLSVAINIEATSVTDAANTLQSTMNQEVGPNEFNFQVGANNEQSIRLNIKSMNMTALGFNASKIDTQESAAIALNTIDAAVEIVSRQRAELGAVQNRLEHTIKNLDNTTENLQSAESQIRDADMAQEMVNLTRSNILSQASQSMLAQANQAPQQVLQLLG; from the coding sequence ATGAGAATCAATACTAACCTAATGTCTATCAATTCACAAAGAAATTTGGCTATTAATCAATCTGATCAAGGCTCTATAATGGAAAAACTATCTTCTGGTCTCAGAATTAACCGTGCTGGCGATGACGCTGCAGGACTTGCTATCTCCGAAAAAATGAGAAATCAAATTATCAGTTTAAAACAATCTAGCAGTAATGCCCAAGACGGTATTTCTCTAATTCAAACAGTAGAAGGTGCTCTCGGCGAAGCTCATGAAATGCTTAAGAGAATGAGAGAAATGTCTATTCAATCTATGAATGATACCTACACAGCGGAAGATAGAAAAAAATTGGATATTGAATTTAAACAGCTTGTCACAGAAATCGATAGTATTTCTCGTAAAACAGAGTTTAACGATCAACAACTTTTAACTGGTGACCCTACTGGTAAAGGTCTCGATTCAGTCGCTAATAAACAGTCTAGCTTAAACAAGGCACTCACCAATTATTATACTCAACTATCTGCATATCAAGGGAAATTAGGTGAGGCATATGCAGTTGAGGCTGGACCAAAAATGCTAGATGCAGAAAATCGACTCCACATTCTTGAGCAGGAGATTTCAGCTCTTGAAATTAAAGCCGCTGGTCAAAGTGACAAAGCTGATGCTGCTGCAGTATTGAAGAGTGTTGCAGCTAAACAAGTTTCTTTAGAGACAGTTAAAGCTTCTATATCTTCACTCAGAAGTGAAGCCGGAAACTTAAAAGCTGAGGCCGCAGGCATGCTATCAGTTGCTATTAATATCGAAGCAACCAGTGTTACCGATGCAGCTAATACACTTCAATCTACTATGAATCAAGAAGTTGGTCCTAACGAATTTAATTTCCAAGTCGGTGCTAATAATGAACAATCTATCCGACTTAATATCAAATCTATGAATATGACTGCACTTGGGTTTAATGCTTCCAAGATCGATACTCAAGAAAGCGCTGCAATTGCGCTTAATACTATCGACGCTGCCGTTGAAATTGTTTCTCGCCAAAGAGCAGAGCTTGGAGCCGTTCAAAATAGATTAGAGCATACCATCAAAAATTTGGATAATACTACAGAAAATTTACAATCTGCAGAGTCCCAAATCCGCGATGCCGACATGGCGCAAGAGATGGTAAATCTCACTCGCTCAAATATCCTATCTCAGGCGTCTCAATCTATGCTTGCACAGGCAAACCAGGCCCCCCAACAAGTGCTTCAGCTATTAGGTTAA